The region tatttttttaacGGTTAAATACTCTTTATGAAGTTGAATAGAATTTAAAGTAATTTGTAAATGTAATTCATTAtgataataaattattaaatgatcCATGGTGTGAAAAttataaatgaacactaaatttGAACTAGATTCATTTTTATGTTACATATGTTATTTATTACACCAATATAACGGTATTAATTATATGCCGTTGGGTTACTTTCAAAAGGATTTGAAATTTTAACTTAACGTTTTGAAACTTTATTGGGTCAAACATGGTTCCTATAGTAAAGTTTGAACTCAGTCTTACTATTTGAGAAACTACATGGTTTTAGTCCCTGTCGGAGGTGGTCATCCAGTGTTCTTTGCCACATGATTTAATTGATCCTACGTATGGCTTCACTGATCCTATTAGGGTTATGTGAATTAGTGAGTGAGTAGAAAAGATCATCAGATCACCACCCCGATAGAGACCAAAATCAGGTAGTTTCTCAAATTATAGGGCCTGAGTTCAAACTTTGCTTATGAGATGAACCATTTTCAAACTtaattgtaacatcctgactttcGTGTAGTCACAATAGTAACCTGTCCTAAAACTAAGTGCAGAAAatgcaagtattttttttttttaaaacaagacTTGTCCAAACAAGGACTTAACTCAAAAGCTTATGAGATAACCCGAtataccatatatatatatatatagcaccTGCTGTAACCATAAGTGCCACAAGTATCTGCAAGTGACAGAAGTACGCCCGAAGGCACTATGTACACGTCCAGTGCTCAAAGTGAAAGAGTTATAAATACATTCCTCCAAAGTGCGggagagtcagcccaaaacggcctcctccAGACCTCCTaacgtccgactactccctaaatgtagtcagatcagccatAACCCGCATGTTAGCCACTCTATTTTCTACTAGAGTATTCTTATGTGGAAACCTGATCTTTCGATCATTATGGTTCCACAGAGGTTCGGTGTCCTGCCGCATAACCTCAAAatgaatgaatgatgcaatatggttagtcaaacatcgtatcgtcctcccaacgcaaagtttctagctaagaatattgtctctaaaataccctaaggtaattgCCGAATCATCGACCTCAAACTTAAACAACAAAAAGAGTGCAAACACCCTTGATGACTACTCGAGTCATCTGACCCATCCTTCAGATGGTCGAAACTGCTCTGCGAGTAAAAGAGTACAGCGTTCTTAGAAGCTTATTAGTTTCCCAGACTTATCCCTCAGGTAGCCTAACAATAAACTGCCAATTGGGCAAAAACGTGCCAAAGCACACAGGATTTCCCCAAAACTAGGATCaccgacacttctcattttcccaaAACTCATTTCCAAGCCCTAAGCATTCTTCAATGGATTATCATTATTTTAAAGTGTTATAAtcttgtttagtgtattatgaatttcatttgtaAAACAATTTCTATTCATTTTCGTCTCAAACTCTATAAGTCCAAAGATCCCATCAAACCCATGTAATTCCCTAAGAAGGTCTCGATCCCCTAAAACAACAAAGGTTCGGACCTCGGTCCGAACTGTCAATCATTATCTCAAAAGCCTCGTCACTAGTATGGCATAACTTCAAGTTTCCCCACACTCTGGCGTtccatgtatatatatatatataattgcacAATTCAGTTAGTACAATCTAACAAAGCATATTCACAGATATTAATACATCCTACGATTAGCCACTTAACACATATatagcatgtgattcagtcAACATCAATAATAGCAACAATCAAGGCATCAACAACATATGTTGGTCGAagccccagaaaacggagacacaagCCTCAAAGTTTAACAATGGTCGTagcctcataaaacattttccaattcagctCAATGAACATCGTCACAATCAAATaatcaagtcgaagttatcgacgcctaaatcattagctagcaagtaagttttCCTCACCTCCAAGTTGTCCAGCTTCACAATGCTGGGTTCCTTCACTCGCTTCCTTGCTCGCTCCCAAGGTTCCCAAAAtcaaacctttgagcaaacataACATCATTCAGTCAAAACAAGTCAATACAATCTAAACAGTATTAACTAACGTTAGAcgaaacttcaaaagcttcagagTACGACAATCTAGCACGAAAGGAAGAGTTTTCGCGAAAAAGAATCCCCCTTCCCTCACTAcagtgctctcggccactccccCCATTTTAGCGTTTcagcgctttttcttcgatctaatttaattcctaggtaatcTTAGGTCATAACTAGGGTAAAACAATGCTCAGAAAATTTATCGGATTTGAAATGCAAATCCTAGGTAATCTTCGGCCATTGTTAAACCTTTGCTTTCTGGGGCTTAGGTCATTGTTCATTGCTTAATGATTTACTTGATGAGTTAACAATTGAATTGACTTATACTTATTgaaaatatgaataacatgtggttactctggctcggaaaaattatcggatttGAAATGCAAATCCTAGGTAATCTTCGGCCATTGTTAAACCTTTGCTTTCTGGGGCTTAGATCATTGTTCATTGCTTAATGATTTACTTGATGAGTTAGCATGCATAATTGAATTGACTTATActtgttgataatatgaataacatgtggttactctggCTTGATTATTGGAATTGAAATTGTTGATTGAGTGACTACTGAGGTTGATGGGATgttttgagacgctaaagtggcgatgatgtgggtttgtcccacgggattgtcccgtctttcgagacgttataaagtggcaatgaggtggttttgtcccacgtgattgtcccgtcttttgagacgctaaagtgacgatgaggtgggtttgtcccacgtaattgtcccgtctttctagacgttataaagtggcgatgaggtgagtttgtcccacgtgattatACCTTCTTTTTagacgctaaagtggcgatcaggtgggtttgtcccacgggattgtcctgTCTTTTCGAGACGTTATGAAGTGGCGATGAGCTAGGgttgtcccacgcgattgtcccgtcttttgagacgccaaAGTGGAAATGAGGTGGTTTTGTctcacgtgattgtcccgtcttgcgagacgttattaaTTGATCcatattgttggttttattgttatctgatttaatttaatattgttgaggttattgtcatCTGATCTGAttctatgttgttaagttgttgatatatgagttaatccatgttgttaagttgttgatatctgagttaaatccatatcgttgattttgctgatatatgattttatttcatgttgttggatatatgttgtcatctatcttgaattaagttgctagcttatgtgtcatgttatgcacttaaatttgaatagcatgtttttctcttttatgtgaggtagttgtatggagttaaccctttctgtttgctactggTTGTTTGAGCGCTTAACGTTATTACGCGATGGAGAATCTTTGATGGAGTTAACCTTTGTATGAGTCgagaggagaacttgaagaGTAGTGGAAGACTCGAAGAGTATAGTCGGGTTTAAGGATAGAGTCTTGCGTTAGAGAGCTTatcgttattggtttaagcttgcataatgattttGGGAATTTATAAttgaggtttcgggtaggttctGGTGCTTTActttcctgcggttccccgatgtggagatcgtagggagtatgccggatttatggtgtcattgcataatagattcTTTGTTGAATCTGTTTCTATTTGTTAGGTTTTGTAGGTTGTGTGCTTTCATCTTTACCctcgggtacttgccttgtctAAGGCTCGATGTAAATTTAATTACAGTTGGGTTtaggcatgacatgttttggaaacactttgaagagaaaaaaatatactcgtgtttatgaatcctttttgaaaacattgcatatttattttagcaGGTTACTTTGGTGACCCCTGATAgttggggcgttacattgtggtatcagagctttggttgaaaAACCAGAGCTTGTtagggaataggtcttctgtgctaggtagTTTGAACTCTGTAATTGATCGGCTAGGTGTTAATCGATTGATAGAGTGTTACTTTATAGATTATATaaataattgtttattttgtctaCTAGATGTTTCTTGTTTGCTGTTGCTACCTTTAACACTAACCCCTTAACTTTTGACTTGGTTGTTACTGCTTCCACCAAAATCTTAACTATAATTGTTGTTTTCCTGTTTTGTTATACGGTATCCTAGGTAGAGACTTTATGTTGTTGATAGGGAAAGGGGTATGCATTAgacaccaaacaatggataaacttataatgtattgtataaattTATACTATCTTATCTAGTACGACGTACCAAACGAGTCCTAAGAGTAATCTAAgaaagttaataaaaatatcttCATGCCCGTTAGAGTTTTTTGCCATGTTATTTTTTAGTCTTCGGTTATGTTTGACATGCATAACTTATAAGTTAGCTGAAAGATTAAAGCTTATACATTAGCTAAAAGTTGGTAAGCTAGCTAAAAAACTATATGATTAAAAAATGTGTTTGGGAAAACTagttgttgaacaagctgaaatgtAAAATGACACAAAATGACAAATTAGTATAATTTTATTTACAATtagcattttttaaaaaagcaaAAACTGTATTAATATAAATAAGAGGAGATAGACACGATATACACCCTCCTCAAAGAGGAACCACCAAAGGAAGCCTAAAAATTCCACACCCGAAAAGGAAAGAACCCGCCAAAAGGCCCATCGAAGCCTATAAAACAGCCCACCAAATAGACCACTACACATATAATattcaaatattaaattatttatcatctcaaaaaaataatattaatttttaatttaatttatttattatttctataaatttaaacagaaataaaacaaataacttTGTGTTTTAGTTTAATAAAATAAGCTTATGCTTGTctaaattaacaaaatattttttaaagttttatactaacaatcagataataattatttcaaaacaaaaataattagagattagtgtttttataaatataaaaagggGTCatcgtaggatagctcaagtggtaggagctgggggacatatgggttgggtaggggagttccagggatcgattcctgacgggtgcaatttatctttccgatgtagcaaaaatatatatatatatataaaaagtgTAATGATagaatttaattttgttaaaaaaaatatagaattttATCAAAATGATaagaataaaaatgagaatagaTATAATAAGTTTTACATATAATTAATGATTTCTAAATTCTAATTCACACGACATAGTCTCACTACAATACTATAatcattttaaattatataagtatatataaTTTACAATCCTAGACTGATCCGTGAAATACTATATAAGAGATAAAGATCATAGATACTTAAATTTCATGCTTCATGCGTATAAATTTCATGATCCTTGTCTATAATTTATAAGTCTTTCCATGCCTTTGCCTCATTCTCTAAAGTACTTACTCCTAGTCGGATTCTCCCCGGGATGGATGTAGTAGCAGCTACCAGGATTCTGAGCAAGATCCAGTGTTTTTGCACAAGTAGAAGGTCTAACCATGGAAAAAACCAAAGATGAACTCTAATCAATTGGAGTAACAGAATGTAAAAGCTAATTAAATCAAAGACAGAACTAAAGTGTATGATTCATTATTCTGAATGGATTTCACTAGCTACATCTTTATACTAAAAGAGGGAAAATAAGTGTCTAAGAGACCGTTTAACTAACTATTGCTTCCTACTTGCTCGCTTGTTCTTATACCTCTACTTCCAATTTCAGTATCTTTCTCTTAGTTCACCTGCTCGagtaatatttcattttaatagAAATAGACTTCTTATGGGATTTGATTGGGGAAGTGACCAAGACTACCCGGGAAGGGGAGAGAGGGGGGCGGCGTAACTCTGGTGAGAGGAGGTGGCGAGATGATGATCTTCACGGTGCTTCGCTGTTCGTCGTGCCCGGGAGGGGTCCCTGCGATGCCACACTGACGCTCAAGTTAGAACGTGGGTTAAGGGACTGAGAAATGTGATAGATTAATGTGTACCTTATGTTCTCTAGGTCTTGgcttttatagagtttaggatTACGCGGTTTAATGACGTTATGAGTTTCTAGAACATCCTCGGGCTTTGTGCCTTTGTCTTGGTTACTGGTCCATAATTACTCGGTCTGTCAGTCGGGGTTGATCGTCTCCATAATTGGTCGAGTGAGGAGATAGCGCGATCGACCTGAGGGTGATCGGCTGGAGCGTCTCCCAATACAGTAGTCCTCTAGCTCTGGTCCAGAAGTGTTGTGGAGCTTGAGCTACGAGAGTGGGCCGATCGTCCTCGAGGGACGATCGATTTTGGAGGCTCCCATAACAGTACTCCCCTAGCTCTAGTCCACAAGGGTTATGGAGCTCGAGCTACGAGAGTGGGCCGATCCTCCTCGAGGGACGGTCGGTTTTGGAGGCTCCCGTAACTAGATTCCCAATACGTCATAATTTATTCCAAAATAatcaaatttatatatatatatttaatcctaGAATTATTGAAGCAATTTAACAGAAGTATAGAGGAAAATAGGTTAGGTCAGGTTATACTTTACTTAAATAGGTATGGCAGATTCTAGAAATCTAAGGCCTAAGTCTGGCTTGTTACCTATTAAAGGCTTTTATTTTGGATTAGCCTTGCATTTTTATAATCATTGTCTGGCCTACCAGCTTTATAAATGTTTATTTCTTTtataggttttagagtaggccGAGGTCTATTCTTAAACTAAGTAATATTTATGtatatgaaaaatattaatattaaaattaataaataataaaatattaattatcaatatatttttttgataagccattatcaataaataatatacgccaaaattgttttaaattttatgaAAGATGTGATAAGGTATTTACTATTAAACATAATGTATGAgtctattatttaaaaaatgattttaatatatttttgatctattatatattagtaaagatGACCTAAGAAAATATATGCTAAAATCACTTATGTTACTGGGTAAAATGAGGAAGCTAAGCTCTGGTAGGGTTTCTTCTGCTCCATCGTCAAAGGCGACTTCTAGGGCCTTCTCAGGACGAAGTGGCGCTTAAGAGATTGTTGTCAGCGATGGTGACAAAGAGGAGCAAGATGGTGGCTCAGATGGGGAGTGTTGGGACAGTGGTCGTTCTAAACGGCTGCTACAGACTATTTATCGACAACATTTCGGTTGCTATGGGATGCCATCAAGTGGGGGACCTTTTTTTGAAGCATGGGAAGGTGAAAAATGTGTTCATCCAGCGAGAGCGAAAGTCTGGGCGAAGGTTCCATTTTGGGTTTGTTCGTTATGTGATGAAGGAGGATTCCCTCTCAGCGATGAAGCGTCTTGACGGGTTTAGGATTGGTGGCGCTTTCTTGTTTGTTGCTCCGGCTAAGCTCGCTTGCGCAAACATGAAGGGCCTAGACCGGCGCTCTGCATTTCTCAAGTTCCTGCGAAGGCGTCTGGTTCTCAGTTCCGGCAAATAAAGGCGGTAGACTCATCCATGCCTTCTAGATCTCAGCGTGAAGTTGTGTTAGGCAAGCCAAAGGGATGCAGCTCGGTTTCAGTCATTGCTATGGAGGTTTACATGATTGTGGATAGGGGACGGAGTGTGATTTGGGGCCAAGAATCTCGGTCAGCCTGTTGTTCCCATAATTGGACGTTGAGGATCAATGTGCTTAAAACGAAGAGGATGGGTGAATTCTTTTCTCCAGTTTCAGCCTCTGTAGAGCGTGTAGAATTCGAAGGGACAAGGGTGCATCTTAGTGGGATGAGAGAGAAGAATATGCTACCATTTATGCCTCATTGGAATTTTGGAAATAATTTATTATCCTTTAAAGTTGTGCCTATTTTGGTGGATGGTGTTAATGGCTTTGCTATTTTTAAGGAGTCTACTTATGAAATGGTAGGATCTCTTCCTTTTATACAGTTGCGGCTTAGCTTTTATATGCATTTGTGGATTTCAAGTTGGAGTTTGAATGTTGTCATGGTCATTCAATGTGATAATGTGGGTTCGCTTGGTTCCTTTGGCCCTGGCTTTGTctcttgaaattttggttttccaGCTTTGGAGGGTACCGCAAATTGTCTTCCTTCATTTCTTTCCATCTCTAGTAGACAGTTCGTCCTCTCACAACAGTGCCTCTCCTGATCTTCTTATGTAGGATTGCTCTCCAAGTTGTAAGGTGGGGTCTTGCTCAGCTTCCGTTGATCATGAGCGAGAGGGAGCACTTGCATTGTCGTAGTTCTCTTTTGTTTGGGAGGTGAGGATGTCAGTTTTGGTGACCCTACTCTTGAGTTTTCTCCGCTGAGGCCTCGACCTCGGGGGCAGCCAAGGAAGAAGCGTGACTCGGAGGGGGGTCCTCGTAGGCCTAGAGGTCGTCCAAAGAAGGTTGTTTGTGAGGATGTCGTGTGCAGTCCGCGTggtggtcctccttctccttttGGCCCATACTTCACGCGCGCTAGATAGCCTTATTTTATCGGAAAACAAAAAGGTTTGGAATTCCTCTACAACGAGGAAGAGGCCATTCGTGGTCTGGCGATGCGGACTCATTGTACTTAGAGATAATGGGCTTGCGGGCTCGTAGCGAGCTTGGGTTAGCCAGTTGTTTTTTTTGGCAGTTAGGTCCTTGAGTTTGGTTTTTGGCTGTCTTGGCTTGTGGGGTCTCTGGTTTTTTTCTCGTGGTTTCGTTTGTTATTTGGTTTTTGTCAGACTCCCTTGTGGGGTTGTAATTTGCTTtactttttaataaattatttcacTCTCTTAAATAATGActtaagaaaaataattatgactaaaacttaataaatttaaatttactaaatacTCTCTCCGTTCTTTTTTAAGTTTCGTTTTAGCATAAAGCTCTCCAGccaagatagtggattgttaGAGTTTTTTCCCcattctaccctctcacatctcaatcataaagtcataaagctctTCAACTAAGATAGTTGATTGTTAGTATTTTTTCCACTCTCTCAATTCATTAAATCATTTATCACTCTCTCCCAGTCATAAAATCATAAAGCTCTTCTTAATTATTGAGAAAGGAgaattttatggaaaatgtgaagtagagttattgaaaaagtaagggtataattgatAAATTGTAGccttaaaacatcaaaatgacaattaaataggaacaaaaaaattcttctaaaagaacACTTAAAAGGAATTGAGGGAGTAATATATTATGCTACTaaagtaataattaattatcatgataatatttaaaattattttttccagCTAAAGTATAAAAAATGTGTTATTATAATGTATTTGATAAAATTTtttacttgatttaaaatattttaaattcagtTAATGATTtttacttgatttaaaatattttaagttCACtgataatgatttttttttgaaaaattaaatatattattgaTGAAATAAGGCTCAAAGAGCTGGATTACAAACAGGTTTAATATGCATTAGCCTCCTAACAGTCCAATGGCCTACAATGCTAAAACAGTCCTTTGCATGACAGTACAAAGGACTCCCTAAAATTTCATGTCTAGCCATTCATGCCCGCAGCTATGACAGTATCAACCCATACTTATCTAGGTACAAAACCGATAACTgtttttcattgttttcttgCTGTGTTCAACTTCAAGTACCTTCTTGAAATATATTCAAGATTCTATTAACCAACCCTTCCAGAGCATAAGATTGACTATCCTCTACCAAAACCAAAGTGGTTCTTGACGATCACGCCCTGTATTTGCTAGAAAGTCAGCATATGTATTACTCTCCCTGTAAATGTGCCTAATCTCGACACAATTCAATTCGTTCATCAGGAAGTCAATGTGATTAAATTCATTAATCAGTCGCGAAGGTCTTCTCTCAGTGCCACGAACCTAGCTTACCGCGGTAGTCGAATCACTTTCAATTATTATGTTTATCAATAAGAACTGGTGGCAGAAGAGGAGGGagttcaaaatttattttacctCTGCTTCGTAGTCCCAACCAAACCCTatatttaaagcaaagaatCCCAGGACCTTGCTGCTTGAATTCCTGATGATCCCACCTATACCATTTTGTCGTGGATTGCCTTTGGATGCACCATCGACATTAACTTTCAGTAATCCAATATCCGGTGGAAACCACATTGAATTTTTGACCACAGGAGGAGAAGTAGGGAACTTAATTATTCCTAAGCCCCTTATAATTTGCTGTGTGTCATATGGACACTGTGGCCATGCAGATTTTACCCACCAAGCAACTCGAGTGAGAGCCATGTCCTATACCTCCACCAAGTCTGTCATTGTGCCTCTGAAAATTGTTGAGTTCCTGGTCACCCCACAATGACCACACCAACGAGAAAGGAAGAAGGGGCCAAATTTTACTGTACATATGTTTAAAGTGATATTTAGTAAACAAACATCTTCCAAACTCGattggaaaaagtttaagaattttgcgaattaagggttcttttgggaaaacgtcttgccagaGCGTTGTGTGCAAAATAAGGTTTTCTCGACAACCGTGGGCCAAAGAGTTGGTTCAGTAATTCGAGATGCAAAGAACAATTGAAGGTGCATAAAAGTAAATTTCATTAAGTAAAAACAAAGTACACAATTCGAAAAGCTGCAATTACATTAAACAAGCAGAGAAAATCGACAGGAAATCCAAAGAGAATGACAACAAATTCGAAAGCGTTTAAGTGCAGGAATTGTAAATgactggttctgcaacatactcctccatgatcacgttaggctcgttgagtctctttgatgcggacatgtgagctttttagtgagtttgagagttgagttgggaaccccttttttttgaatgagtgctcttctatttatagtgctccATGGTCTCACACGTTCTTGACGGGTTCTTCCTCTTGATGGATGAgttagtgggtctggtttccccacgatctgatgcttgctccggagGTTCCATGCGTAGTGGGGAGAGGGGGTGTGCTTCAACCGCTTGTCTGCCACGTGGGGCTTCTGCAAGTGACCAAACGCTCCTCAAACCGTTTCCGTTATGGCCCGATCGTGGGTTACGAGCACGTGCCCAATTGACCCATTTTCACAGAACCGCTTCCAACGTATCTCTTGTCGAGTTCTGCCAGCAACATAACTTAGCGTTTCTCCTGATTTCCCTGGCTTCATTCTTCAACAAGCCCATGtgattttgggccaatagatgtcccccaaaaatgttggtctTCGACTACCATATCTTGGAGAAACCAAGCATTTTTTGAGTTCGAAATTGTGGCTAATCTTTTCTGGAAAATTAACCATCTTGCAATCCTAACCGTTCGTTTTCAGGTCCAATCAGCAGTCATAACGTCTGACTTTCTTACTGCTGGGTGTAGGCTTTTCACTAGTATCATCATCACCCTTTTTAGCCTACAAGCTAGGAGGCAGcggttataataataaaataaccgttggaattttaaattttatacaaTATGGCGTAATGCAGCTTCACATCCATTTCTTCCTTACGTTTATAAATACGCCATTGATGCTTTTACAAGCTCTACGCTCTCCGAATCTTCACAGACTTTCTTGAGATCTTTCTGTAATTTCCTTTCCTCCGGTGACCTTTCAATCGCTTCTCATGGCCTCTGACCCCACCAAGGTTGTTCCGTTGGCTTATGAACTCAAAATTCCTGAAGCTAAGCGTGTACCCATTCCAGATCCTCCAAATGCTGAGGAGAAAATAGccatctggaaatcccaggtactcattccttttactgttaatggtactttgcGCGCCAATTTAGGTCctttgaaaaaggaaaaaaagggtGCACCTGATAGTCTTCCTGAGGGACATGCCACCTTTCACCCTAGTATTCGAGGGGAGGAGCTTCTTTTAGCTTTTCGATCTTCTTATCGGATGCCCTTCCTGAGTGACCCTAAACGAGCTTTTCGATCTGCCCCTCTCAACCCTTCTGCCAATGACGGTGCTTACCTTAAATGGCTTAATAGAGTAGAAGCCTGTAAAGCTCAGCACTGGAAGGAGGTCGGAATTTTCGATTTAATCCAATTGTCGAGGTCACCGATTTCGTATAACCCGGCCATGCTTCTGAGTTCCTTCTACTTTTGGGAGAGGTCTACTAATTGCTTTCACACCCCTTTTGGCATGATTACCCCGACTCTTCTCGATGTTGCTGCTATTGCTGGCCTTTGGCCCATGGGCGATGATTATCATTCTACTGCTGCCCCAACTGCGCCAATCGCAATCTCGACAGAGAATGTGGCCTTCGGTCGATTTGTTAAACATCATTATGTCGAGGAgggtgaggtgtctgatgctgagcatgtcgccTTTCTTTTGTACTGGCTTTCTACTTACGTTTTCTGCACTAAATCCTTGAGGATCCCTGCCAAATTACTTCCTTTAGCTAACTTGCTTCACGAAGGTCGAAAGCTTGCGTTGGCTAGGCTAGTTCTTGGAAATTTGTACCAAATGATTAATGAAGCAATGGCTGATattcgaaaccctaaaatcatcTCTTTGAATGTTGTTGGCCCTCTCTGGTTGCTTCAACTCTGGTTGAATGCGGTGTTTGAATCTTTTCTCCCAGCCAAGAAGACTTTTCCTGTAATCTCTAATACCAGGATTGATGCTCATCGGCTTGAAACCTTGACCCCTCCTTATGATGCTTCCGACTTCGAAGCCGATTTTAAGAAGTACTTTAGCATGTTTCTCGAGCTAAAGCACTACCGGTCTAGCTTTGCCCCTTACAGCAAACCGACCTATGGCCCTCGATGGCTTAGGTATTCATACCCTAACCTTCCTGACCCCGGAGCTCTCTCCCAGCATCAACTTGAACTATGGCAAACCATCCTATCTCCCCGAGTTTTAACGATAGGTTTTGCCAGTAACGATCACACCCTGTGTGGCTATAATCCTCAGCtcgtttctcgacagtttggacTAAGTCAGGATATGGCCAACACTTTGTTTGACAGCACCCTCGTCCTTTATCTTGGCGTCGTCACCAAGACCAGCGTCTTCAACAAAACCGTTCACTATTACAACAAGAAGCTTCTCGACCTTAGTCCTTTCCCTTTCGTTCCTTCTTATTACGTTACCAAGTCCTTTAAAACCTGGTGGTCCGGGTATTGGACTGAAATTTCGATGCACCTTGTGGATTGTGTTCAGTGCATGACtaat is a window of Lotus japonicus ecotype B-129 chromosome 5, LjGifu_v1.2 DNA encoding:
- the LOC130719219 gene encoding uncharacterized protein LOC130719219 — protein: MLLSSFYFWERSTNCFHTPFGMITPTLLDVAAIAGLWPMGDDYHSTAAPTAPIAISTENVAFGRFVKHHYVEEGEVSDAEHVAFLLYWLSTYVFCTKSLRIPAKLLPLANLLHEGRKLALARLVLGNLYQMINEAMADIRNPKIISLNVVGPLWLLQLWLNAVFESFLPAKKTFPVISNTRIDAHRLETLTPPYDASDFEADFKKYFSMFLELKHYRSSFAPYSKPTYGPRWLRYSYPNLPDPGALSQHQLELWQTILSPRVLTIGFASNDHTLCGYNPQLVSRQFGLSQDMANTLFDSTLVLYLGVVTKTSVFNKTVHYYNKKLLDLSPFPFVPSYYVTKSFKTWWSGYWTEISMHLVDCVQCMTNAFLLQNQIPKKTKAEPIPRSTPQTSYQVPPVTIEVDDDDDDDDVSLADKLNLTKGRKRGATPTTSASKKRAKGVRGSTVSKPYPSKSTSQPQVGGGGDGSAVDKVEMQEHSASSPPPHEELLVSANVEASSKHGEKTPIEKAPKKKKSRTKSGRGSGSKSSQHSKSSADSSPLKQFARKVTFGWS